Proteins from one Orenia marismortui DSM 5156 genomic window:
- the rpoC gene encoding DNA-directed RNA polymerase subunit beta' encodes MFNVNNFDSMKIGLASPEKIRSWSSGEVKKPETINYRTLKPEKEGLFCEKIFGPTKDWECHCGKYKRVRYKGVVCDRCGVEVTRSKVRRERMGHIELAAPVSHIWFFKGIPSRLGLIMDMSPRSLEKVLYFVSYIVIDPGESPLSEKQLLTESEYREARMKHDDTFKAGMGAEAIKEILRNIDLDKEVDDLRETIKGVSGQRRKRAVRRLKVLEGLRNSGNRPEWIILDVIPVIPPELRPMVQLDGGRFATSDLNDLYRRVINRNNRLKRLLDLGAPDIIIRNEKRMLQEAVDALIDNGRRGRPVTGAGNRPLKSLSDMLKGKQGRFRQNLLGKRVDYSGRSVIVVGPNLRLDQCGLPKKMALELFKPFVMKRLVDKELAHNIKSAKGMVEKLDERVWDVLEEVIKEHPVLLNRAPTLHRLGIQAFEPILVEGKAIRVHPLVCPAYNADFDGDQMAVHVPLSAEAQAECRLLMLSTYNILAPSDGGAIAVPSQDMVLGAYYLTILKDGAKGEGKFFGSADDVIKAYENGKITLQTKIKYRLDNGEWIDTGAGRVIFNDVLPENLPFYNEVFDKKRLGRLVGESHRQLGPNKTANILDAVKNLTFEYATRSGISISVTDVDIPQAKYDIVEESEQKVNKVEKQYRRGLITERERYQRVIDTWSKAKDKITDALIDNLDEFNSIYMMADSGARGNKSQITQLGGMRGLMADPSGRIIDMPIKASFREGLTVLEFFISTHGARKGLADTALRTADSGYLTRRLVDVSQDVIVRENDCGTEDGLLLSAIAEDGEIIEPLSERLIGRVASSDLLDPETEEVIVSRNEIITESIMEKIELAGIEEVEIRSVLTCRTDHGVCQKCYGRNLADGKIVNVGEAIGIMAAQSIGEPGTQLTMRTFHTGGVAGDDITQGLPRVEELFEARSPKGQAVVTELDGQVNIVENGRSYKAVIKTKDGRQKTYQLPYGSELRIKDGDFVEAGDRLTKGPLDPEDILRIRGKRSVQEYLLTEVQNVYRAQGVEINDKHIEVIVRQMMNKVKIKEAGDTDLLPGSLVDIFEFEEVNDEIIADGKEPATAIPELLGITKASLATESFLSAASFQETTRVLTEASLEGKSDSLLGLKENVIIGQLIPAGTGMKKYRETTSKIVE; translated from the coding sequence TTGTTTAACGTAAACAACTTTGATTCGATGAAAATAGGTCTTGCTTCACCAGAAAAGATTCGTTCTTGGTCAAGTGGTGAAGTGAAAAAACCTGAAACAATTAATTATCGTACATTAAAACCAGAAAAAGAAGGTTTATTTTGTGAGAAGATTTTTGGTCCTACTAAAGATTGGGAATGTCACTGTGGTAAATATAAAAGAGTAAGATATAAAGGTGTTGTTTGTGACCGATGTGGGGTAGAAGTGACACGCTCAAAAGTAAGAAGAGAAAGAATGGGTCATATTGAGTTAGCTGCACCAGTTTCTCATATATGGTTTTTTAAAGGCATACCTAGTCGTTTGGGGTTAATTATGGATATGTCTCCTAGATCTTTAGAAAAAGTTCTTTATTTTGTGTCTTATATAGTTATTGATCCAGGAGAGAGTCCATTAAGTGAAAAACAGTTATTAACTGAAAGTGAATATCGTGAAGCAAGAATGAAGCATGATGATACTTTCAAAGCTGGTATGGGAGCAGAAGCAATTAAAGAGATTCTTAGAAATATAGATTTAGATAAAGAGGTTGATGACCTAAGAGAAACTATAAAAGGTGTTTCTGGTCAAAGGCGAAAACGAGCAGTAAGAAGATTAAAGGTTTTAGAAGGGCTAAGGAATTCTGGCAATCGACCAGAATGGATAATTTTAGATGTGATTCCTGTTATTCCACCTGAGCTAAGACCTATGGTGCAATTAGATGGTGGTCGTTTTGCGACCTCAGACTTAAATGATCTATATAGAAGAGTAATAAATAGAAATAATAGATTGAAAAGGTTATTGGACCTTGGTGCTCCTGATATTATTATTAGAAATGAAAAAAGAATGTTACAGGAAGCAGTAGATGCCTTGATTGATAATGGTAGGCGAGGTCGTCCTGTTACAGGTGCTGGTAATAGACCTCTGAAATCTTTAAGTGATATGCTAAAAGGTAAACAGGGGCGTTTTCGTCAAAACTTATTAGGTAAACGTGTTGATTATTCTGGACGTTCTGTTATTGTTGTTGGTCCTAATTTAAGGTTAGATCAATGTGGATTACCTAAGAAGATGGCCTTAGAGTTATTTAAACCATTTGTTATGAAGCGACTTGTTGATAAGGAATTAGCGCATAATATTAAAAGTGCTAAGGGAATGGTAGAAAAGTTAGATGAGAGAGTTTGGGATGTTTTAGAAGAGGTTATTAAAGAACATCCTGTACTATTAAATCGTGCACCAACTTTACATAGGTTAGGGATTCAAGCTTTTGAACCTATTTTAGTTGAAGGTAAAGCAATTAGAGTTCACCCTCTAGTATGTCCTGCCTATAATGCCGATTTTGATGGTGATCAAATGGCGGTTCACGTGCCTTTATCAGCTGAAGCACAAGCAGAATGTAGGTTGTTGATGTTATCAACTTATAATATTCTGGCGCCTTCTGATGGTGGTGCTATTGCTGTTCCATCACAAGATATGGTATTAGGAGCATATTATTTAACTATTTTAAAAGATGGAGCTAAAGGAGAAGGGAAGTTCTTTGGTTCTGCTGATGATGTAATTAAAGCTTATGAGAATGGGAAGATTACTCTACAGACAAAAATCAAATATAGGTTAGATAATGGTGAATGGATTGATACAGGAGCTGGAAGGGTTATATTTAATGATGTTCTTCCAGAAAATTTACCTTTTTATAACGAGGTATTTGATAAAAAGAGGTTAGGTAGATTAGTAGGGGAAAGTCATAGGCAATTAGGTCCTAATAAAACTGCCAATATTTTAGATGCTGTTAAGAATTTAACATTCGAATATGCTACTAGATCTGGTATTAGTATCAGTGTTACTGATGTTGATATTCCTCAAGCTAAATATGATATTGTAGAAGAGTCTGAACAGAAAGTTAATAAGGTTGAGAAACAATACCGTCGTGGTCTAATTACTGAGAGAGAAAGGTATCAGCGTGTAATTGATACTTGGAGTAAAGCTAAAGATAAAATTACAGATGCTCTAATAGATAATTTAGATGAATTCAATTCGATTTATATGATGGCTGACTCTGGAGCTCGTGGTAATAAATCGCAAATTACTCAGCTTGGTGGTATGCGTGGTCTGATGGCTGATCCATCTGGACGAATTATTGATATGCCAATTAAAGCATCTTTCCGTGAAGGATTAACAGTATTAGAATTCTTTATTTCTACACATGGTGCTCGTAAAGGTTTGGCTGATACAGCCTTAAGAACTGCGGACTCTGGTTATTTAACTAGACGTTTAGTTGATGTTTCTCAAGATGTTATAGTTAGAGAGAATGACTGTGGAACAGAAGATGGATTATTACTAAGTGCTATTGCGGAAGATGGAGAGATCATTGAGCCATTAAGTGAAAGATTAATTGGTAGGGTGGCATCTTCAGATTTATTAGATCCTGAAACTGAAGAAGTTATTGTATCAAGAAATGAAATAATTACAGAAAGTATTATGGAAAAAATTGAACTTGCTGGTATTGAAGAAGTTGAAATTAGAAGTGTATTAACTTGTCGTACAGACCATGGTGTTTGTCAAAAATGTTATGGCCGCAATCTTGCTGATGGAAAGATAGTTAATGTAGGTGAAGCTATAGGTATTATGGCTGCTCAATCAATTGGTGAGCCAGGTACTCAGTTAACTATGAGAACTTTCCATACTGGTGGAGTTGCTGGAGATGATATTACTCAGGGTCTGCCTCGTGTAGAAGAGTTATTTGAAGCCCGTAGTCCAAAAGGTCAAGCTGTGGTTACTGAGTTAGATGGACAGGTAAACATAGTTGAGAATGGTAGATCATATAAAGCTGTCATTAAGACTAAAGATGGAAGGCAAAAAACTTATCAATTACCATATGGTTCAGAATTGAGAATAAAAGATGGTGATTTTGTTGAGGCAGGAGATAGATTAACAAAAGGACCATTAGATCCTGAAGATATTTTAAGGATTCGTGGAAAGCGTTCTGTTCAGGAATACTTATTAACAGAGGTTCAAAATGTTTATAGAGCCCAAGGGGTAGAGATTAATGATAAACATATTGAAGTTATTGTAAGACAGATGATGAACAAGGTTAAAATTAAAGAAGCTGGTGATACTGATTTATTACCAGGTAGTTTAGTTGATATTTTTGAGTTTGAAGAAGTTAATGATGAGATAATAGCTGACGGAAAAGAGCCAGCTACTGCTATTCCAGAATTACTAGGGATTACTAAAGCATCTCTGGCAACAGAGAGTTTCTTATCTGCTGCTTCTTTCCAAGAAACAACTAGAGTCTTAACTGAAGCTTCATTAGAAGGTAAGAGTGATAGCTTGCTAGGGTTGAAAGAAAATGTTATTATTGGTCAATTAATTCCTGCAGGAACTGGTATGAAAAAATATCGTGAAACTACTAGTAAAATCGTAGAATAA